The following is a genomic window from Kineosporia corallincola.
CGCTTGGACCATCCGATTTTCCCGAGCGAATCTTCGCGGCCCAACCCATCAGGGTTAGACCTCAGAAGAAGTTCGAGGGAAGTTGAGCTCGGGACCGGCCGCTTTCGCGTCCGTGCCTCCCTCGCTGCCAACACGTAGAACTTTACGGATGGCCCACCGGCAGGTCAAATCCATATGACATCCCTGCGGCCATCCGCGTGTCGACGCCCCCAAAAGGGTTACAGCGGCACAGCGTTCAGGCTTTGCGGAGCACCGGGACGCCGAGCGCGACCGGACGGGGGCCGGCCTGCGCACCCGTGGTCAGACCAGGACCGCAGGCATCCACCTGCCGCCGCTCCCAGGCGTCACCCGCCTGGCTGCGCCGGACGGAGTACGCGGCACCCGAGTCGTCGGCGACCAGGTGGTGAGGCGCCCCGTAGGAGACGCGCACCGAGGCGAAGTCGCCGGGCCGTGGGGACGGCGCACCCTCCGGCACGCTGAAGTGGACCAGCCGGTTGTCGGGAGCACGGCCGGACAGGCGGGTCGTCTCGTCGTCCTTACGCCCCTGGTTCTCGGTGACCAGGAGCTCGAGCACCTGACCTTCCAGCTTGCGGTTCTCCTGCCAGGAGATCTCCTCCTGGAGCCGCAGCAGCCGCTCGTAGCGCTCCTGCACGACCTTCTTCGGGAGCTGGTCGGGCAGCGTGGCCGCGGGCGTGCCCGGGCGCTGGGAGTACTGGAAGGTGAAGGCCTGGGCGAACCGGGCCTGCTCGACCACGTCGAGGGTGCCCTGGAAGTCCTCCTCGGTCTCCCCCGGGAAGCCGACGATGATGTCCGTCGAGATCGCCGCGTGCGGGATCTGCTCCCGCACCCGCTCCAGGATGCCCAGGAACTTCTTGGACCGGTACGACCGGCGCATCTCCTTGAGCACCCGGTCCGACCCGGACTGGAGCGGCATGTGCAGCTGCGGCATCACGTTGGGCGTGGCGGCCATCGCGTCGATCACGTCGTCGGTGAACGCGGCCGGGTGCGGGCTGGTGAAGCGCACCCGCTCCAGGCCCTCGATCGAGCCGCAGGCCCGCAGCAGCGAGGCGAACGCGCCGCGGTCGCCGAACTCGACGCCGTAGGTGTTGACGTTCTGGCCGAGCAGGGTCACCTCGACCACTCCCTCGGCGACCAGCGCCTCGACCTCGGCGAGGATCTCGCCCGGACGCCGGTCGCGCTCCTTGCCGCGCAGCGAGGGGACGATGCAGAACGTGCAGGTGTTGTTGCAGCCCACGCTGATCGACACCCAGGCCGCCGCGGCGGACTCGCGCCGGGTGGGCAGGGTGGACGGGAAGACCTCGAGCGACTCCAGGATCTCGACCTGGGCGGACTCGTTGTGGCGGGCCCGCTCGAGCAGGACCGGCAGCGACCCGATGTTGTGGGTGCCGAACACGACATCGACCCAGGGGGCCTTCTTGACGATCGTGTCGCGGTCTTTCTGGGCCAGGCAGCCACCGACCGCGATCTGCATGCCGGGCTTGCCGGCCTTCACCGGGGCGAGCTGCCCGAGGTTGCCGTAGAGCTTGTTGTCGGCGTTCTCGCGGACCGCGCAGGTGTTGAAGACGACCAGGTCGGCGCCCTCTCCCCCGGGGTCGGCGGGCACGTAGCCCGCGGCGTCGAGAAGGCCCGACAGGCGCTCCGAGTCATGCACATTCATCTGGCAGCCGAAGGTGCGCACCTCGTAGGTGCGGTGACCAGGCGCGTCATCCGTCGTCGTCATAGCAGGTCAACTCTACGACGCCGGACACACCGGACGGCGCCACCGGTCACCCGGACATCCGGTCCGGACGGGGAGAAAGTGCATCTTCACGCGGGCAAGTGTTTCGGGATGGTTGCAAGTTGGGATAGCGACGCGAAGTTCAGGCATGGTGGACGGATGCGTCACACCAGGGCACTCGTACTCGCGGTGCTCCTGGTGCTGCCCCTGACCTGCTCGGCCGGCAGCTCCGGGGAGATGAGCGGGGAGTCCGCCTCCGGCCGGATCGTGATCACCGCCGGAACCACCGCAGGCGTGTACTACGCCTGGGCGCTGGCCCTGAAGGAGCAGCTGGAGGCCACCTCGTCGCTGGAGGTCGAGGTGCTGCCCTCGTCGGGGAGCATCGAGAACCTGGCCCGGCTGACGGCGGGCACGGCCGACCTGGCGGTGAGCGCGGGCGACGCCGCGGAGACCCGTAACGGGCGGGGCTCGGCGGACGACGAGAGCAGCGACGTGCCGTTGCGGGCGATCGCCCGGATCTACGACGACTATTACCACGTGATCGTGCCGGCCGGCTCGACGCTCCACTCGCTGTCCGATCTGGCCGGGCACCGGGTGGCGATCGGCGATCCCGGGTCGGGCACCGCGCTGATCGCGCGGCGCCTGCTGTCGCTGGCCGGAATCACCGTGCAGGAGAAGGAACTCGGCATCGTCGACGGCCTGGACGCGCTGAAGGCCGGCACGGTGGACGCGGTGTTCTGGTCGGGGGGCGTGCCCACCACCGCGGTACAGGCCACCTCCGAGCAGATCCCGCTGCGCCTGATCGGGCTCGGTGACCTGGCCCGCGAGATGCGCTTCACCTACGGCTCGGTGTACCGGCCCGCGGCGATCCCGGCCGGGCGCTACGGCGGCAACGAGCAGGTGGACACGATGGCGCTGGCCAACCTGCTGGTCACCCGGGCCGACGCGGACGACGAGATGGTGTCCACGGTGATCTCGACGATCTTCGACCGGCGCTCGGCCATCGCCAGGGACGTGCCCGCCGCGAACCAGACCGACCTGCGCTCGGCCATCCTCACCGGTGGTCTCGACCTGCACCCGGCGGCGGTGGCCTACTACCGCAAGGAGAAGCTCTGAGCCTCCGGCGGCAGCCACAACCGCACCCGTAGGCCGCGTTCCGCGCCGGGCATCACCTCGAGCGTGCCCTGGTGCCGCTCCATCAGCGTCTTCGCGATCGACATCCCCAGTCCGGTGCCCTCCTGGGCGGCACCGTCGGCACGCCAGAACCGGTCCGCCACGCGGTCCAGGTCGTCGGCCGGGACGCCGGGGCCCTCGTCGGTCACCGTCACCTCGACCCCGCCGCCCACCGGTGTGGCGTCGGCGACCGCCCCCGAGCCGGTGCCGGCCGCGGCGATCAGGGCCAGCACCGGGGACGAGCTGGGCCCGCCGATCGGCAGCACCGGGTTCTGTGGCGCGGCCTCGGTCAGGGCACGCACCTCGACGGTGACGGTGCTGCCCTCCGGCGAGTACTTGAGCGCGTTGTCGAGTACCGCGTCGAGCGCTCCGGCCAGAGCTCCGGCGTCGTGCCGGGCCAGTGCCTCGGCCGCGCCCCGGCGCACCAGGTGGATGTCCCGGCGGTCGGCCACCACCATCCAGAAGGCCAGACGCTCGTCCACCACGGCCGCCACGTCGAGGCTCACCGCCGGGGCCCCGGCGTTCTCCACCCGGGCCAGGGCCAGCATGCGGTCGAGCGTGCCGGCCAGGTGCCGGCCGTCGGCCAGAGCCTGCTCCATCGCCTCCCGCTGACGCACCGGTGAGACACCCGGCAATGCCGAGGCCATCGTCATCCCCTCCAGCCGCATCAGCAGGGCAGCGAGCGGGTTGCGCAGCTGGTGGCTGGCGTCGGCGACGAACGCGCGCTGGGCCTCCACGGCGTCCTGCACGTGTACCGCCATGTCGTTGAACGAGGCTTCCAGGCGGCGCAGTTCGGGCGGGCCGGAACCGGTGGGCACCCGGGCCGACAGGTCACCGGCAGAGATCTGGTGCGCGGCCTCGTCGAGGCGTTCCACCGGCCGCAGCAGCCAGCGGGCCAGCCGGTCGGCCAGCGCGATCGCCCCGATCATCGCGACCAGCTCGGCCGCCAGCAGGATCGACCAGCGCTGGAGCACCCGCCCGGCGGCGCGTTCCACCGGGGACACGCTGACGACGGCACCGACCACGTCGCCGTCGCGCACCACCGGCTGGGCGGCGATCAGCGGTTCCTCGTCCCAGGGCCGGATCTGGTCCCAGACCTCGGTGAGCCGGCCGGACAGCGCGGTGTCGAGGGCGGCGTCCTCGGCCGGGGTCAGGGTGGTGGGCGGGTCGCCGTGCCCGCTGAACCGGGGACGGCGCGCGGCGTCGTAGACGGTGACCGAGATGCCGTACAGCTCCTCGTAGCGGCCCAGGTCCCGTTCCAGGGCCTGGCCCTCCACGTCGGCGGCGTCCGGGTCGAACGGCACCTGGCTGACGAACAGCGACAGGTCGGCCATCCGGTCGGTGTGCAGGGTGCGGGCCTCGTCGGCGGCGATCCCGGTGATCAGCGGTATGCCCAGGCTGACCAGGACCACGCCGATCAGGACGAGCAGGAGGGCGGAGAGCCTGGTTCTCATCGCCCCGCCCACGGGTTCGTCCTGCGCAGGCGCGCCGGAAAGGGAAGGGGGATCACGTGGGGGCTCACGAAAAAAGGGTTCCGTTCAGGACCAGGTACTGCTCGCCGCACCGATCGCCAGACGGTACCCCACGCCGCGAACCGTCTCGATCAGTCCTGGTGACCCGGTCTTCGATCGCACCGCGGCCACGTGCACCTCCAGCGTGCGGCCCAGACCGTCCCAGGTGGACTGCCAGACCTCGCTGATGATCTGCTCCCGCCGGAACACCACGCCCGGGTGCCGGGCCAGCAGTGCGAGCAGGTCGAACTCCTTGCGGGTCAGGGCGATGGTGCGGCCGCCCTTCACCACCGTGCGGCTGCTGACGTCGATGACCACCTCGTCGGGAGACAGGGCCGCCGGTTCCTCGGCGGGAGGGGGCGTCTCGTCCGGCTCCGTCGTCGTCCTCGGTTCCTCGTCGGCCTGCTCGGCGACCGGGTCGCGCCGGTGGCGCCGGCTCACCGCGTGCAGCCGGGCCAGCAGTTCCCGCACGTCGTAGGGCTTGACCAGGTAGTCGTCCGCCCCCAGGTTCAGGCCGTGCACGCGCGCGGTGAGGTCGGAGCGCGCGGTGGCCATCAGGATCGGGACGTCGTGCTGACGGCGGATGCGGCTGCACACCTCGAAGCCGTCTCGGTCGGGAAGACCCAGGTCGAGGACGACCGCCTCGGTCTGGGGAGTGAGCCGGGCCAGGGCCGCACGGGCGGTGGTCACGTGCTCGACCTCCATACCGTGCACACGCAACACGTCGGACAGCGCGGCACCGAGCCGCGCGTCATCTTCCACCAGCAGCACACGCATTCCTCTACCTTCGCCGGTGAACGTGTTTCGGGGAAGTGAAGTAACCCTCATGTGACCTCAGAAGATCCTCAACTCGTCTTCTCCGGGGGTGCACCTTTTCCATACCTTCCAGACACGTGATGCAGAAGGAGGACTCAGCGATGACGGCGGAAAACGTTGCTTCCGGCGACGATTCAGTGACATCAAAAAATGCCACTGAGACCGGCGACCGGGCGGTGCTGGTCGAGCTGACCGGCGTCAACAAGCATTTCGGCTCCCTGCACGTACTGCGTGACATCAACCTCACGGTGAGCACCGGAGAGGTGGTAGTGGTGATCGGCCCGTCCGGATCGGGCAAGTCAACCCTCTGCCGAACGATTAACCGGCTTGAAACAATTGATTCCGGGACGATCCACCTCGACGGCAATCCCCTGCCGGCCGAGGGCAAGGCCCTGGCCGGCCTCAGGTCCGAGGTCGGGATGGTGTTCCAGTCCTTCAACCTCTTCGCCCACAAGACGGTGCTCGAGAACGTCACCCTCGGCCCGGTCAAGGTGCGCAAGAGCAAGCGGGCGGACGCCGAGAAAGAAGCACTGGCACTGCTGGAGCGGGTCGGCGTCGCCTCGCAGAAGGACAAGTACCCGGCGCAGCTGTCCGGCGGTCAGCAGCAGCGCGTCGCGATCGCGCGGGCCCTGGCCATGAAGCCGAAGGTGATGCTGTTCGACGAGCCCACCTCCGCGCTCGACCCGGAGATGATCAACGAGGTCCTCGACGTGATGACTTCCCTTGCCCGGGAAGGCATGACGATGGTCGTGGTGACCCACGAGATGGGCTTCGCCCGCCGCGCCGCGGACCGGGTGGTGTTCATGGCCGACGGCCAGGTGGTCGAGCAGGCCGCCCCGAACGACTTCTTCACCAACCCGAGCAGCGAGCGGGCTCGCGACTTCCTCTCCAAAATCCTTACCCACTGAGGTTTCCCACTCACAAGAGATTGGCGCACACGATGAAGACCAGCAGCATGCGCACCGCCCGGATCGCGGCAGTCGTCGCGGCGGGCGTCCTGGCCCTCACCGCCTGCGGCGGGGGCAGCGACTCGGACGACGGCGACACCGGCGCGGCGGCCGTCAACAGCGACGCCACGTTCGAGGCCGGCACCACCATGGAGACTCTCCAGAAGGCCGGAAAGATCACCATCGGCACCAAGTTCGACCAGCCGGGCTTCGGTGAGGAGAACCTGAGCGGCATTCCCGAGGGATTCGATGTCGAAATCGGCAAAATCTTGGCTGCGGGCATGGGAATTTCAGCCGACAACATCAAGTGGGTCGAAACGCCTTCTGCCGTACGCGAAAATGTGATTGAAGATGGCGATGTCGACCTGGTCGCCGCGACCTACACGATCAACGATGAGCGCAAGGAACGCATCTCCTTTGCCGGACCGTACTACGTCGCCGGCCAGCAGATCATGGTGCGCAACGATGACAGCACGATCACCGGGCCGGACAGCTTCAAAGAGAACGCCGACCTGAAGGTCTGCTCGGTGGCGGGCTCCACCCCTGCCGACAACATCGGCGAGTATCTTGCAAACAAAAGCCAGCTGGTAACCTTCGATCTTTACAGCAAATGTGCAGATGCTCTGCGTACCAAGCAGGTGGACGCAGTGACGACTGACAATGTCATTCTTCTCGGCCTGGTCGGCGACTCTGACGGCGCGTTCAAGATGGTCGGCGACACCTTCACTGAGGAGCCCTACGGCATCGGACTCAAGAAGGGCGACACCGCTTTCTGCGAGTACATCGTGGACACATTGAAGAAGGCCTCGGAAGACGGCTCCTACGAGAAAGCCTGGACCGAGACCGCTGGCAAGGTCGAGGGCGCGCAGACCCCGACCCTCCCGACAGCTGACGCCTGCGCCTGACCGGTGAGTCCCGGCACCGGGGTCCTACCCCCCGGTGCTGGGTTCCGCGATGCCTCACACCGACTGGAGTCACTGGTCATGAACGTCATCACCGACAACCTCGACCTGTTCTTCCAGGGATTTGCGAAAACCCTTGGTATCTGCATAATTTGCATGATTGGATCGCTGATCCTTGGCACCCTGGTTGCCGCCTGTCGCATCTCACCGGTTGCTCCACTCCGGGGCGTCGGCAGCCTCTACGTGAACTTCGTGCGCAACTGTCCGCTGACGGTTGTGCTCTTCTTCATCGCCTTCGGTCTGCCGGAGATCGGGATTAACCAGTCCTACTATGTCTTCGGCTGCACAGCTTTGATCATCTACACTGCCGCGTTCGTTTGTGAAGCACTCCGCTCTGGCATCAACGCCATCCCCACGGGACAGGCTGAAGCAGCACGGGCAATCGGGCTGACGTTCGGACAAAATCTGCGAGAGGTAGTCCTGCCGCAGGCTTTCCGCACTGCTATTCCTCCCGTTGGCAGCGTAATTATCGCGATGTTCAAAAACTCAGCCATCCTGGGCGCCTTCGGCGTCGGCGGAGACCTGCTCGGCAATGCCATCTTGCTGACCAGTTCGCGTGGACAGGATCCGACAGCTGTTTACCTGGGGATCGGATTCTTCTTCTTGATGATCACCATCCCCGCTGGGCTGCTTCTGCAGTTCCTCGAGCGCAAGGCGGCGATCCTTCGATGAGTAATAATCACTTGTCAGTTCTCTACGACACACCAGGGCCACAGGCACGACGCAGGGCTACCATCGGTACAATCGCCGTCGGTATTCTGATATTCTGCGGCTTATTCGTGGTGTATCAGCGCCTCGTAAATCAGGGGCAGTTTGACGGAGAACGCTGGTCACCCCTCTTGAGCGCCGCAGATGAAAACTTCGAGGCCGTGTGGAATCTAATCGGCACGGGCCTCAAGAACACGCTGATTGCCGCATGCATTGCGATCATTCTTTCACTGCTCATCGGAACGGTAGTGGGCACGGCCCGGGTGATGGCCGGTCGCGCAGGCAGGGTGCCTTTGATCGGTATCATTGAACTGCTGCGCGGGCTTCCAGTCATCGTTCTGATTTACATGGCCTATCAGCTTCTACCTGATTTGGGGGTGGATTACGGACCGCTACCGGGAGACGATGCACTCTGGTGGCTGGTCACGGGCCTGGTTGCCTACAATTCTGTGATCTTCGCCGAGATCCTTCGCTCTGGCGTTGCCTCACTGCCACGCGGTCAGCGTGAAGCTGGCTTGGTTATCGGTTTGACACCGCTACAGACAATGCGGCTCATCCAACTTCCCCAGGCCTTCCGAACCATGCTGCCAGCAGTGATCAGCCAGATGGTGGTCGTCCTGAAGGACACATCACTTGCAGCCTTCATCGGTCAGTACCCCGAGCTTTTGAACCGAGGCCGGACCATCCAGCAGAATCTAGACAACCCTCTTCAAACTTACCTGCTGATTGGCCTCATTTTCATCTCGGTCAACTTCGCGCTGTCGCAGGCAGCAATGTATGTAGAGCGTCGCATTTCGAAGCGCTCTGCGAGCGTCGGACGAGCGCGCGCCGTGCAGCAATAGACCGTGTACTCGCGCCGGCGGACCTACAAGGGTCCGCCGGCGTCTCTTTTTGTCCCGCCTCTGCATTCAGGTCCCCAAAATCTCTCCGCTGCGCTCAAGCGCCACGATCACGAGCGGTCAGAAGCTGCAACTGAACTCGCTGATTTACCATCCCTCGCATCGCGTGTTCGGCGAGCAGCACCAGATGATTCATGACCAGCGTCCACCTCCGTGCGCTCCCGGCGTCCTCATACACCACGCCTGGTCGAAGTACATGCATTATGCGAAGTTTGTAATAGACACGTTAGTCATAATGAGGCAAACCTCATGATTCTCTTGAACCTCTTTGTTAACAGCTTGAATCGTCTTACAGTGGAACTTCTGCAACTTGGATTCGAGCACAAGGGGCCCTCATGAACGTTCGCAGAAAAACCATTATTGGCTTAAGCTCCCTCATCTTGGCCGCCATGCCGCTTGGAGTCGGGACATCCTCGGCTTCAGCAGCTCCAGCCCCGGTTGGAGACCTGGCACCGGATTGCGTTCCACAGGTTGACTTAAACAAATCCGAAACATATGGAATCATGGCGGTATTCGGAGCACAATGCGATCGAAAGATCAATGTCAATATAAAAGGTCGTGTTTTTATCGGCGGAAAACTAAAGAAAACAAGCAAGCTCAAGAAGTGTCGAAACATGAAACAGAATGCTTACTGTCAGTCCTACTTAACCGCTAGCAACCCGCGCGGGAAGAACAAGGTACGCGTCGAGGTGACGGTGGATTGGTGGCTCGCTGAGGAGTCGAGCAAATACAGCCACCGAGTGATGGCGTCAACCACACAGGTAATGTAATTTAATTTCAAGGCGCGAGGGATAGACACGTGAAACTTTCATTTAAGATGCACGCTCTTCGGCGAGCCACACTCCTAGTGACCTGCATTTCAATACTAGGTACCTGGTCCATTGCTTCAGGAAATTCTGCCAGCGCGGCATCCTCATATTGTTATGACGACATTGAGTGGGCCAAAGTAGGCAAATACATGCAAGTTCAGAACACTGCGCGCTGCAACTATAAGGATCAAAGAATCTTCAACGTGAGCTGGGTCACGTCCGTCGACAAGAAGTCTAAGAAGAGCGGCAGCATTACCAAGGAGCAGCGTTCCAAGAAAGCCAGCACGAATCTGGGAAAAATCAAGGTTCTAAAACGGTCTGGAAAGCATAACTACTGCGTAGATTGGATGCTTCAGACTGTGGTGACCAGCCTGCCGAATCTTCCGCGAAGCACGACCC
Proteins encoded in this region:
- the miaB gene encoding tRNA (N6-isopentenyl adenosine(37)-C2)-methylthiotransferase MiaB, with amino-acid sequence MTTTDDAPGHRTYEVRTFGCQMNVHDSERLSGLLDAAGYVPADPGGEGADLVVFNTCAVRENADNKLYGNLGQLAPVKAGKPGMQIAVGGCLAQKDRDTIVKKAPWVDVVFGTHNIGSLPVLLERARHNESAQVEILESLEVFPSTLPTRRESAAAAWVSISVGCNNTCTFCIVPSLRGKERDRRPGEILAEVEALVAEGVVEVTLLGQNVNTYGVEFGDRGAFASLLRACGSIEGLERVRFTSPHPAAFTDDVIDAMAATPNVMPQLHMPLQSGSDRVLKEMRRSYRSKKFLGILERVREQIPHAAISTDIIVGFPGETEEDFQGTLDVVEQARFAQAFTFQYSQRPGTPAATLPDQLPKKVVQERYERLLRLQEEISWQENRKLEGQVLELLVTENQGRKDDETTRLSGRAPDNRLVHFSVPEGAPSPRPGDFASVRVSYGAPHHLVADDSGAAYSVRRSQAGDAWERRQVDACGPGLTTGAQAGPRPVALGVPVLRKA
- a CDS encoding glutamate ABC transporter substrate-binding protein produces the protein MRTARIAAVVAAGVLALTACGGGSDSDDGDTGAAAVNSDATFEAGTTMETLQKAGKITIGTKFDQPGFGEENLSGIPEGFDVEIGKILAAGMGISADNIKWVETPSAVRENVIEDGDVDLVAATYTINDERKERISFAGPYYVAGQQIMVRNDDSTITGPDSFKENADLKVCSVAGSTPADNIGEYLANKSQLVTFDLYSKCADALRTKQVDAVTTDNVILLGLVGDSDGAFKMVGDTFTEEPYGIGLKKGDTAFCEYIVDTLKKASEDGSYEKAWTETAGKVEGAQTPTLPTADACA
- a CDS encoding amino acid ABC transporter permease, with translation MNVITDNLDLFFQGFAKTLGICIICMIGSLILGTLVAACRISPVAPLRGVGSLYVNFVRNCPLTVVLFFIAFGLPEIGINQSYYVFGCTALIIYTAAFVCEALRSGINAIPTGQAEAARAIGLTFGQNLREVVLPQAFRTAIPPVGSVIIAMFKNSAILGAFGVGGDLLGNAILLTSSRGQDPTAVYLGIGFFFLMITIPAGLLLQFLERKAAILR
- a CDS encoding response regulator transcription factor gives rise to the protein MRVLLVEDDARLGAALSDVLRVHGMEVEHVTTARAALARLTPQTEAVVLDLGLPDRDGFEVCSRIRRQHDVPILMATARSDLTARVHGLNLGADDYLVKPYDVRELLARLHAVSRRHRRDPVAEQADEEPRTTTEPDETPPPAEEPAALSPDEVVIDVSSRTVVKGGRTIALTRKEFDLLALLARHPGVVFRREQIISEVWQSTWDGLGRTLEVHVAAVRSKTGSPGLIETVRGVGYRLAIGAASSTWS
- a CDS encoding amino acid ABC transporter ATP-binding protein, which translates into the protein MVELTGVNKHFGSLHVLRDINLTVSTGEVVVVIGPSGSGKSTLCRTINRLETIDSGTIHLDGNPLPAEGKALAGLRSEVGMVFQSFNLFAHKTVLENVTLGPVKVRKSKRADAEKEALALLERVGVASQKDKYPAQLSGGQQQRVAIARALAMKPKVMLFDEPTSALDPEMINEVLDVMTSLAREGMTMVVVTHEMGFARRAADRVVFMADGQVVEQAAPNDFFTNPSSERARDFLSKILTH
- a CDS encoding TAXI family TRAP transporter solute-binding subunit, producing MRHTRALVLAVLLVLPLTCSAGSSGEMSGESASGRIVITAGTTAGVYYAWALALKEQLEATSSLEVEVLPSSGSIENLARLTAGTADLAVSAGDAAETRNGRGSADDESSDVPLRAIARIYDDYYHVIVPAGSTLHSLSDLAGHRVAIGDPGSGTALIARRLLSLAGITVQEKELGIVDGLDALKAGTVDAVFWSGGVPTTAVQATSEQIPLRLIGLGDLAREMRFTYGSVYRPAAIPAGRYGGNEQVDTMALANLLVTRADADDEMVSTVISTIFDRRSAIARDVPAANQTDLRSAILTGGLDLHPAAVAYYRKEKL
- a CDS encoding amino acid ABC transporter permease, with the translated sequence MVYQRLVNQGQFDGERWSPLLSAADENFEAVWNLIGTGLKNTLIAACIAIILSLLIGTVVGTARVMAGRAGRVPLIGIIELLRGLPVIVLIYMAYQLLPDLGVDYGPLPGDDALWWLVTGLVAYNSVIFAEILRSGVASLPRGQREAGLVIGLTPLQTMRLIQLPQAFRTMLPAVISQMVVVLKDTSLAAFIGQYPELLNRGRTIQQNLDNPLQTYLLIGLIFISVNFALSQAAMYVERRISKRSASVGRARAVQQ
- a CDS encoding sensor histidine kinase; the encoded protein is MRTRLSALLLVLIGVVLVSLGIPLITGIAADEARTLHTDRMADLSLFVSQVPFDPDAADVEGQALERDLGRYEELYGISVTVYDAARRPRFSGHGDPPTTLTPAEDAALDTALSGRLTEVWDQIRPWDEEPLIAAQPVVRDGDVVGAVVSVSPVERAAGRVLQRWSILLAAELVAMIGAIALADRLARWLLRPVERLDEAAHQISAGDLSARVPTGSGPPELRRLEASFNDMAVHVQDAVEAQRAFVADASHQLRNPLAALLMRLEGMTMASALPGVSPVRQREAMEQALADGRHLAGTLDRMLALARVENAGAPAVSLDVAAVVDERLAFWMVVADRRDIHLVRRGAAEALARHDAGALAGALDAVLDNALKYSPEGSTVTVEVRALTEAAPQNPVLPIGGPSSSPVLALIAAAGTGSGAVADATPVGGGVEVTVTDEGPGVPADDLDRVADRFWRADGAAQEGTGLGMSIAKTLMERHQGTLEVMPGAERGLRVRLWLPPEAQSFSLR